CATTTCCCTGGGTGACCACCTCTTTGCTATTCTTCATTTGAGCGTAACCTCCTTGGTGGGCCAGTTCAAGCTGGCCTCTTTTGATTTCCTCAACCAAAGGTTACGCTTTTTGCTTTTTCTCCATCAAACGGGACGCGGCCCCGATCGGGTTTGATTCGTAAGGGCATGGTTTACAGTCCAGCGCATGGGGATACGGATTTTACGGTACCTCTTTTTGATGATTTTATGCGTCGAATCATCCCAGATTGGAAAATGGGAAAAAAGTAAATCGAGGACTATCTTATGTCTGATCTGGTCCATAAAAAATGCGTCCCCTGCGAAGGAGGCGTTCCCGCCTTGACGCGCGGGGAGGCCGCAGGGTATTTGAGGGAGCTTGAGTCCTGGCGGCTCTCAGAAGACGGCAAGAGCATCCGACGGGAGCTCCTGATGAAGGATTTTCGGGCGGCCATCGAGCTCATTAAGGCAGTCGCCGAGGTCGCCGAGGCCGAGGATCATCATCCCGATCTCCATCTGACCGGCTACCGCAAGCTCGCCGTCGAGCTCTCCACCCACGCCGTCGGGGGGCTCACCGAGAACGACTTCATTTTGGCCGCCAAGATCGAGTCTTTGCCAAAAGCTCTCAAATATTGAAACAGTAGTTATCCACAAAAACTCTCGGGAAATTTTAGTGGACAAGTTCGGGGAGCGCTGGTTTCAGTGCCGGGCGAGATCGCTGGCCTGAGGCGCAAGATGGAGGGCCGTCTCGGCTGAGGGCATGACCTTCTTCTTTTCCAAATCGACCTCGAACTCGTAAATGGGGGTGTCGAATTCCGAGACCTCGCCGTAGGGCCGCAGGGTGAAGTGATAGACATCCCGGCTCAGGCGCTCGATGAGCCACGGGGAGGATTCCGTGGCGGCGCCGATCTCCGGGGCCAGTATCTCGGCAACGCTCCCGGAACCCCCGGAGGGTGCGTAGGCGTAAATCAGGCGCAAGGCCTCGTCCACGTCTCCGTCCTCGGGCAACAAATCCACCCCCGCGTCCCGCGGGGCGTCCTCCCCCTGGGCTGTCGGCGCCGGAGCCAGGCGCGCGGAGGCCTTGGACGGCGTCGGGGGAAGAATGATTCCCTTGGAGAGGTGCAGCCCTAGGGCCAGCAGGCCCAACAGCGGCGCAATGAAGAAATGGAGAAATGACGGCCTCGCGGGAGCGGCGCTGAGCCGAGCTTCCCTAAAGGAGGAAGTCTCGAGCTGTTCAATTTTCCGCTTCTGCTCATGCAGGATGGCCTTGAGGCTGTTGAATTCACGGCGCAGGATCTTGAGGGAGGGGTTTTGCCCGCGCAGCCGGTCCCGCGACTCCTCGGCGGCTTGAGTCAGGCGGGCGAGTCGGGACTCCAGCTCCAGGATTTCCGGGGCTATCTCGCCCTCGATGGAAGCGGCTTCAGCGGTCTCCACGGCCCGAGTATAACAGGGGGTCCGGGCGGGAGGATAACAAATTTGTTAACTGTTAGCCTTGCGACTGTATCCGGCTGAGCTCATGGTGGATGAAATCCAGGTCCAAGCGAGCGGGGTCCGTGGAAATCAGATATCCCGACCGCCGCCAAGAACGGGGCGAGAAAGCTCCGCTCACCTATTTATCTAACCGAGGCGCCGAAGCGCCTCGATCCTGGCGTCGAGGGGCGGATGGCTCGAGAAGAGCAGGGCGACTATGCCGTGCCCGTGGCCGTTGATCTTGAAGGCGGAGAGGGCCGGGGCCCGGTTGTCTTGGACCTGGACCGAGGACTTGAGGGACTCCAGGGCGTGGATCATGGTCTCGCGGCCGGCGTAGCGAGCCGATCCCGCGTCGGCGCGGTACTCGCGCAGGCGCGAGAAGTAATAGATGAGAGGAGAGGCCAAAAGCATGAGCACGGACTCGAGGACGGAGACAAGGATGTAGTGGGCGAAGTAGCCCAGTCCCGAGCCCCTCTTATCGTCGTCGCGGCTGCGCATGGCGTTGTCTATGGCGAAGGCGATCACGCGGGCGAAGAACATGACGAAGGTGTTCACCACTCCCTGGAGCAAGGTCATGGTCACCATGTCGCCGTTGGCGATATGGGCGATCTCATGGCCGATCACGCCTTCCACGGCCTTGGGGTCCATGCGCTCGATAAGCCCCGTGGAGATGGCCAAAAGCGAGCGGCTTTGGCTCGGGCCGGTGGCGAATGCGTTGACCTCGGGGCTGCGGTAGACGCCGATCTCGGGCAAGGTGGCAAGGCCGGCGCGCTGGCAGAGGCTGCGGACCAGGCTTACGATGCGCTCCTCGGCCGCCCCGCCGGGTTTGTCGGGGTCAATGAGCTGGACCCCCATGGCCATCTTCGCGGTCCAGCGCGAGATCTGCAGCGAGATGAAGGCGCCGGCGAAGCCGAAGATCGAGCAGAATATCAATAGAGCCTTGTAATTGAGGCCTTGGGCCGTGAGGTAGGGCTCCAAGCCCAGGAGTCTTAACAGGAACGAGACGGCCAGGACGACCAAGAGGTTGACCGCGACAAAAAGCATGACTCTTTTCATGGATTTCACTCTCCTATGCAGCTCAAATGATATTGTATCATAAGAAAAAACAGTCCGGAGACCGCATGAACGCCCAGATGAAAGCCCCCTTGCCCATCAACGAGCCGGTTCTGGCCTACGCCCCAGGAAGTCCGGAAAGGAAGGCCTTGAAATCCCGCTTGAAGAGCCTTAAATCCGAGACTGCCGATATCCCTCTCTTTATCGGAGGCAAGGAGGTGCGCACCGGGCGGCTGGCCGATTGCCGCAGCCCGCACGCGCGCGGGCATCTTTTGGGCCGCTTCCACCAGGCCTCGGTCGCGGAAATCCACCAAGCCATCGAGGCGGCGGTTTCGGCCCGCCGGGAGTGGGAGGCCATGCCCTTTGCCGACCGGGCGGCCATATTCCTCAAGGCGGCCGACATGCTGGCCGGCGATTTCCGGTGGACCTTGAACGCCGCCACCATGCTCTGCCAGTCCAAGAGCGCCCACCAGGCCGAGATAGACTCTGCCTGCGAGCTCATCGATTTCCTGCGCTTCAACGTCCATTTCGCCGAGATGATATACGCCTGGCAGCCGCAATCCTCTCGCGGGGTCTGGAACCAGGCCGACTACCGGGGCCTGGAGGGGTTCGTGCTCGCGGTGACTCCCTTCAACTTCACGGCCATCGCCGGAAACCTGCCCACCGCGCCGGCCCTCATGGGCAACACCGTGGTCTGGAAGCCGGCCCTCTCCACGGTGTACACGGCGCATCACCTGATGCGGCTCCTGCGCGCCGCCGGGCTTCCGGACGGCGTGATCAATTTGGTGTCCGGGCCTCCCGCGGACATTTCCGCGGCGGCCTTGAACAGCCCGGATTTGGCCGGGGTGCATTTCACCGGAAGCACCGAGGTTTTTCATGGAATATGGAAAACCGTGGGAAACAACATAGCCAAGTACCACGGTTACCCGCGGCTGGTGGGGGAGACGGGAGGCAAGGACTTCGTCTTCGCCCACGCCAGCGCCGATCCCGAGGCCCTGGCCGTCGCGTTGGTGCGGGGCGCCTTCGAGTACCAGGGCCAGAAATGCTCGGCCGCCTCCCGCGCCTACATTCCCGACAATCTCTGGCCCAAGGTCAGGGAGGCCTTGGGGGACATGCTTTCATCCATCAAGATGGGATCCCCCGAGGATTTCTCCAATTTCGTCAATGCCGTAATAGATGCGAAGGCCTTCGCGCGCATCAAGGGCTATTTGGACCGGGCCAAGGCCGACTCGAGTTCCAAAATACTATGGGGGGGCGGCTGCGATGACTCGGT
This is a stretch of genomic DNA from Elusimicrobiota bacterium. It encodes these proteins:
- a CDS encoding 4a-hydroxytetrahydrobiopterin dehydratase is translated as MSDLVHKKCVPCEGGVPALTRGEAAGYLRELESWRLSEDGKSIRRELLMKDFRAAIELIKAVAEVAEAEDHHPDLHLTGYRKLAVELSTHAVGGLTENDFILAAKIESLPKALKY
- the htpX gene encoding protease HtpX, producing the protein MKRVMLFVAVNLLVVLAVSFLLRLLGLEPYLTAQGLNYKALLIFCSIFGFAGAFISLQISRWTAKMAMGVQLIDPDKPGGAAEERIVSLVRSLCQRAGLATLPEIGVYRSPEVNAFATGPSQSRSLLAISTGLIERMDPKAVEGVIGHEIAHIANGDMVTMTLLQGVVNTFVMFFARVIAFAIDNAMRSRDDDKRGSGLGYFAHYILVSVLESVLMLLASPLIYYFSRLREYRADAGSARYAGRETMIHALESLKSSVQVQDNRAPALSAFKINGHGHGIVALLFSSHPPLDARIEALRRLG
- the pruA gene encoding L-glutamate gamma-semialdehyde dehydrogenase: MNAQMKAPLPINEPVLAYAPGSPERKALKSRLKSLKSETADIPLFIGGKEVRTGRLADCRSPHARGHLLGRFHQASVAEIHQAIEAAVSARREWEAMPFADRAAIFLKAADMLAGDFRWTLNAATMLCQSKSAHQAEIDSACELIDFLRFNVHFAEMIYAWQPQSSRGVWNQADYRGLEGFVLAVTPFNFTAIAGNLPTAPALMGNTVVWKPALSTVYTAHHLMRLLRAAGLPDGVINLVSGPPADISAAALNSPDLAGVHFTGSTEVFHGIWKTVGNNIAKYHGYPRLVGETGGKDFVFAHASADPEALAVALVRGAFEYQGQKCSAASRAYIPDNLWPKVREALGDMLSSIKMGSPEDFSNFVNAVIDAKAFARIKGYLDRAKADSSSKILWGGGCDDSVGYFIEPTVIEAQDPRSEGMSKEIFGPILNVFVYPTAQYRETLELCEKTSPYALTGSIFAADRRAVAEASRVLSHAAGNFYVNDKPTGAVVGQQPFGGARASGTNDKAGSHLNLLRWTSPRIIKETFDPPRDYRYPFLQPE